The genomic stretch TGTGTGCCTGCCAGGGTCCCAGCCCCCCACACCCCTGTCCACCAAAGTTGTCCCGGTCTCCACTTGCTGGctgctcctcttcacttcctgatcCTAGGTGCCGGTAAAGTGTAATGCTGGGGACAGAAACTAGGGGCGCTGTGACCACTACAGGCCCCTAGTGACTATCGCCTGCATTACTTCAGACAGACGCCCAGGACAGGATGTGAAGACCGCCAGAGACCAACAGAGACTAGGACGTGCGGCAGACAGGTGAGAGTGCCTTCTCGTTATCAAATTGAACGCCGCTAGCAATGTGCTCCTGATCAACCGACATTTTTATCACCAATTCAATCAGTGCGATCGAATTGGCCGTATATCATCGGGAGAAATCTATGAATGTATGACCTGCTTAAAGggcaattgaagtgagaagaatatggaggctgccatatttatttctttttaggcaatatcagttgcctggcagtcctgctgctctatttggctgcagtagtgaatcaCACTGCAGCcaaatctgttgcatgcttgttcagggtctaggactaaaagtattagagggcagaggatcagcagtatagccaggcaactattactgcttaaaaggaaataaatatggcaccctccatatccctctctctacagttgtcctttaatggtggccatacacctgtAGATGGTCaccagatttaaagagaacccgaggtggggttctaagaatatctgcacacagaggctggatctgcttatactgcccagcctctgttgctatctcaatcccccctaagttccccctgcgctctgctgtcccccataaatcacagccgcgctgtcgacacgcagcgtgtcgcagcgggctgggcTGTTTACACCTATGTACCGTCACTCTCGCTGcacccccctgcctcctgcatagctccggtccccgcccgcgtcccttccctccccgctgattggagggaagggacgtgggcgaggaccagagctatgcaggaggcagggggagctgcgagagtgacactacataggtaaacacagccagctgcgtgtcaacagcgcggctgtgatttatgagggcatagcagagcgcagggggaacttaggggggattgagatagcaacagaggctgggcagtataggcagacccagcctctttgtgcagatatcattcttagaaccccaccttgggttctcttagctcaacacaccatacaattttggttgtacagatttaccaaatctatgtagtataagggcctccCATTTCCAGTGGCTTTactgtgtcatgtgacaaaagCTGTTTGAGCTAGAGGTCTGTTAGCATACAACCGGAGCTCTAATGGTTGAACCACAGCATTTGTCATGTGACCGGAAGAGCAGACACAGGGAGGAGTATAAAGTAAAACCACCACCAGATACAGGAGGGTGTGCTGTCGGCACAGGCGAGTCTGGCCAACACTCGGCGACAGATGTTGGCAAATTCAACACCACTAGCAACTTGCTCCCAACCCGCCGCCcatcgagcaaaattttccatcctgtggGAATGACCAAATCTATTGATTGTGGATGTAAATCAATCAATCGGGCATTGTTTGCAGCAGTCGATTTCTAGCAGATGTTGACAGCTAAAATCGcctagtgtatggctaccttgaaccaaacctgaagcaaaaataaacttgagagaatgaattgtatgtgtagcacagctaagaaatagaacattcgtagcaaagaaaagagtatcttgtttcccagtacaggaagagttaaacatgTATGcgaaagagcttctttgagctattcgacccaactttgacgaatacagtcctgttttctgaacagcttaaagggactccgagcacctctcatgggcctgcctttaagccagacgacttccaacaaagtcgtgctatgacccctctggaggagcctcttgcaatggccatgcgtgtcacttcctcttcctgcttcattcagtgatgcacttctctaacagagaagacaggggtgacccggaagttataacatagccaagatggcagccgcgatttttaaattgaaatggaAGGAAAACTATTTGgcatagaacggcgattcagacatcaatgaaagaggagagcacaagctacagaaaggtatgcatctttaagtactttgcagtactggtcagagtcttaaaggcatgcccatgagaggtgctcggagtccctttaaacagccaAACAGTGAGCGGcagcttgtgataaggttttactgcaggagagttcaaagggtcattatttctgctttgttttatagcttaaaagacagtgtggtttgtaaactgcaaatataacagaatgatgcagagttataaaacaaacaaaaaaaactatataactgaaaataaaaaatatgagactctttgctttgctactaatgttctattcgttaTCTGTACTtcccatacaattcattatatcatacattttggggttttttttcgctttagcttTGCTTTAAGAACTCTAACTTGCTTCTGCAGGCTGTCGGCGGTGGCCAGTCCCTCATCACTGATGGCTCCGTATTCTCTGCGTAGTGATTGCCATTCACGTCGCAAGTGAGATATTAGGCTTAATTGATACATCTGATTAACTGAGCTAATTTGTTATTTATTCTCCAGATCACTGCAGCTATATTGTTTCTAGGTGTTAATCTTCTATGCATTAACAGCTCTGCAGAGCGCTACATACCTGCTTAGCGGAATATATGTTAATCCCGGCATTGTATCCCACGTTCCCGGCGCTCTCCTCTGCCGAGACCTCATTAGGCTACCTGCAGGATTAGGCAGCCTGAGAAAAACAGGCTTTGTAATTAGCAGAAGCATAAGCAGGCGCTAAGTCTCTCCGTCTCTTCCCTTCTCAGGATCACAGCCTCGGCAACAAAGTGCGGAAACGCGCCGGCGTCCCCCTGATCTTCATCATTCAGAACACTATGGTGCTGGACAAGCCATCCCCCAAGTCCGTGGCCCACGTCCAGGCACAGCAGATCAGCCAGCTGGTCCCCGAGCACCAGAAACATAACCTGGAGCATCTGAAGGACGAGCAGGGCGTGGCCGCAGGGACAGAACGaagggggaagaagaggaaacGCGTTGGAGGCCCCAATCCCCTCAGCtgcatgaagaagaagaaaaagaaatcaCCAGAAGTTCCTCCGACACCCGCTGGCAGTCAGAAGAagcggaggaggaagaagaaggggAATTCTGCTTTAAAGGGCGTGGCAGAATCTGTGTAGCTGAAATATGACTATTgtacattatattatatatttcttatttttgtattttacttGGATCATTTGACTTGTTTCTAATGCCTGGTTTATAAACTTCctaatttatttcagtaaaaagagtgtttgtttatttagcaGCTTATTTTCCTTTCAGTCTGAAACCATTTTTAATGAGGAACTTTACCGGAAAATAGTGGGGGAAAAAtacatcaatacattgcaaagtgagaagttaaaaatggAAGAGGGAtctagaaatgattgatattcaccatgtaactaATTCATAATGTTTGATCCATTGTgaccctgcaggtcatcatctttactgctggcagacagaaTCACTAACAATGCTTgcctggtagttggaaacagccattctaTCCCATAATGCAactaaggttcacagaccggacactgtcagagccatggccctgacctcacactgtgggaggggtttcaccacaatatcagccatacagagcccctgatgatctagaaaaggtaaagatttctcatcagTTGAGCAATGTAGATCCTACAAAGTACATACCCTCCATGGACGTAGCACCTGTGTGATATGTGCCCAAGTGGGGGACATACATGAGTACAGCAGCTGCATTTCATTTCTCGAGGACTGACATCCCCCAGGTGTAACGTGCATCTCCTAGACCCATGGTGAGTATTGCAGTGTAGTTTTGGCTTTCCTGTCCACTGGTGCTCCTCTTATGTCCCATGTGTCCTCTCTTCATTGCCGCCGGGTCTGCCTGTTAaaggtgatcaatgagatgcaaataattgagtTGAtacagcattaaagggaacctaaactgagagggatatggatgtttccttttaaacaataccagttgctgggcagtcctgctgatctcggtGCCGTAttagaggctgaatcacacacctgaaacaagctttcagctaatccagtctgacttcagtcagagcacctgatctgcatgcttgttcaggggctgtggctgaaagtattagagacgcaggagagtcaggcaactggtattattttaaaaggaaaaatccacatacttctcagtttaggggtTCTGTGatgctttaaaaaaagaaaaaataaagtttcacttacctggggcttctacgccccccccccccccccccccttcagacgtcctgtgcccacgctttTCTTcaaggatcctcctgtcccctgccacgGGTCATGACACTGGCCGCGTGCGTCCTCGCTCCCACTCGCGTCTCTGGGAGCTTCctccgcaggcgcagtatgagaagAGTTTGTGCTGCACCTACGCAGGAAGCTCCCGGAGACTGGAACAAGGacgtgcgcaggcgcagtatcattcgtctagttagatgaataattaggtGACccacggcgggggacaggaggatccgtgagGACCAGCATGTCACAGTACGTCTGAAAGGGGgccgtagaagccccaggtaagtgaaacttaaaaaaaacaaaaccacagaatgcctttttaaccaccctggcgttctgttaAAATCTCCAGGGTGGCGtgcagatatatatatttttttttcaatgttttttttctctgaatcGTTGTAGCTAACTTTCAGTTAGCTACATgattcaccactagagggcgcatctgcccatctagtctgatcaccgccggcttttacagcaagcagaaaatctcgttgtaaatgggattttctgcttggcttccctcgtcgccatggcaacgatcaggatgacgtcatccacgtcatggtgtAGAGGGGTGTCCGATCCAGCCCCATAacgcagcctggcactgattggccaggctgtgcaaggcgtctgggcggaggggggggggggggctcccttaCACCGCTGtgtcagcgatcagaccccacacgcagctagcaaagtgctagctacgtgtatggaaaaaaaaattgatcataaTCGGCCCACAGGGGCCAGAGAtatcccctgcagcggtaatggacgagctgagctcgtcatttccGCTAAGGTGCACATTTTGgatacagcttgaaaataaaccaatcgaatcctgctgaggtaaaatttgattggtacattttcaagctgcataaatttgcataatcctgcatcaacttgaaatagtTTGCATCTCCTTGACAACACTACCACCTGTATCTCCCATGACTCCACCACATGTACTGAAGTGGGATTACGATGTACAGGTGTGCTTTGCAGCAAAAGAGgaaaacatggggacaagaccaTGTTGCGTAGCgcgtatatacaggatcttctaaaaaaattagcatattgtaataaagttcattattttctgtaatgtactgataaacattagactttcatatattttagattcaaatacacacaacggaagtagttccaagccttttattgttttaatattgattttggcatacagctcatgaaaacccaaatttcctatctcaaaaaattagcatatttcatccgaccaataaaagaaaagtgtttttaaaacaaaaaaagtcaaccttcaaataattatgttcagttatgcactcaatacttggtcgggaatcattttgcagaaatgactgcttcaatgcggcgtggcatggaggcaatcagcctgcgacactgctcaggtgttatggaggcccaggatgcttcgatagcggccttaagctcatccagagtgttgggtcttgcgtctctcaactttctcttcacaatatcccacagattctccatGGGGTTcatgtcaggagagttggcaggccaattgagcaca from Hyperolius riggenbachi isolate aHypRig1 chromosome 5, aHypRig1.pri, whole genome shotgun sequence encodes the following:
- the UTP23 gene encoding rRNA-processing protein UTP23 homolog, whose protein sequence is MKITRQKHAKKHLSFYRHNFRFREPYQVLLDGTFCQAALRNKIQIKEQLPGYLMGEVQLCTTRCVMKELESLGKELYGAKLIAQRFQVRNCAHLESPISSSECLLSMIANDNPHHYFIATQDHSLGNKVRKRAGVPLIFIIQNTMVLDKPSPKSVAHVQAQQISQLVPEHQKHNLEHLKDEQGVAAGTERRGKKRKRVGGPNPLSCMKKKKKKSPEVPPTPAGSQKKRRRKKKGNSALKGVAESV